One Glandiceps talaboti chromosome 20, keGlaTala1.1, whole genome shotgun sequence genomic region harbors:
- the LOC144450790 gene encoding glycolipid transfer protein-like, giving the protein MPMIDFFGVSFSKAKSDLEKNIGRIKERYESDPKRFTVVQRMLAAEFDVRDDDQLATKGVRWIKRSMEFTKELLLNIQQGLSLSQAANAAYDLTLVKYHNWFIQKIFRVGFATLGNRQDLIVKMSYHPEFAGEPEFEKVLYEDMDKYLDDLQKTLDIIKKFFDKYDIEN; this is encoded by the exons ATGCCTATGATTG ATTTTTTTGGTGTTTCATTCTCAAAAGCAAAATCTGATCTAGAAAAGAATATTGGG AGAATAAAAGAAAGGTATGAATCGGATCCAAAAAGATTCACTGTTGTACAACGAATGCTGGCTGCTGAATTTGATGTACGTGATGATGATCAGCTGGCAACCAAAGGGGTGAGATGGATTAAAAG GTCCATGGAGTTTACAAAAGAGCTGCTTTTGAACATTCAGCAGGGTCTCAGTTTATCACAAGCAGCAA ATGCAGCTTATGATTTAACACtagtaaaatatcacaactGGTTTATACAAAAGATTTTCAGG GTTGGCTTTGCAACACTTGGAAACCGTCAGGACCTAATAGTCAAGATGTCGTACCATCCAGAGTTTGCCGGGGAACCAGAATTTGAAAAGGTGTTGTATGAGGACATGGACAAGTACTTGGATGATTTACAGAAAACACTTGATATTATTAAGAAGTTTTTTGACAAGTATGACATAGAGAATTAA